From Streptomyces asiaticus, one genomic window encodes:
- a CDS encoding SDR family NAD(P)-dependent oxidoreductase, which yields MRLAKKIALVTGASTGLGLAIAERFAAEGAHVYITGRRKGALDTAKASIEGRVTAVAADATSSGDLDGLVEAIRRESGHLDVVVANAGNIERMNFGDVTEDHFDRTFDLNARGTLFTVQKALPLLRTGGSIVLLGSITAFKGDPGAGTYSAAKAAVRSYARTWAAEFADRGLRVNVLSPGPIDTLIIDGQADYFGQDPAALRTMMSTLVPMRRLGRPEEIASGALFLASDESSFMTGAELCIDGGMAQV from the coding sequence ATGCGTCTCGCAAAGAAAATAGCCCTCGTCACGGGCGCGAGCACGGGCCTCGGTCTGGCGATCGCCGAAAGATTCGCCGCTGAGGGCGCCCACGTCTACATCACGGGCCGACGGAAGGGCGCACTCGACACGGCGAAGGCATCCATCGAAGGACGAGTCACTGCCGTCGCCGCGGACGCCACTTCGTCGGGTGATCTCGACGGTCTGGTCGAAGCCATCCGCCGAGAGAGCGGACACCTCGACGTGGTTGTCGCAAATGCGGGAAACATTGAGCGGATGAACTTCGGGGACGTGACCGAGGATCACTTCGACCGCACGTTTGACCTCAACGCCCGCGGCACCTTGTTCACCGTGCAGAAGGCGCTGCCGCTGCTGCGAACGGGCGGCTCGATCGTTCTGTTGGGCTCGATCACGGCTTTCAAGGGGGATCCCGGGGCAGGGACATACAGCGCGGCCAAGGCCGCCGTGCGCTCCTACGCCCGCACATGGGCGGCAGAGTTCGCCGACCGCGGCCTTCGAGTCAACGTGCTGAGCCCGGGGCCGATCGACACGCTCATCATCGATGGGCAAGCTGACTACTTCGGGCAGGACCCGGCAGCCCTCCGAACCATGATGAGTACTCTCGTCCCGATGCGTCGCCTCGGGCGCCCCGAGGAGATTGCCAGCGGTGCATTGTTCCTCGCTTCAGACGAGAGCAGCTTCATGACGGGCGCAGAACTCTGCATCGACGGCGGTATGGCTCAGGTATAG
- a CDS encoding glutathione-independent formaldehyde dehydrogenase yields the protein MKAAVYEGPRNVAVEEKPDPKIEHPCDAIVKITTTNICGSDLHMYEGRTSFEKGRIFGHENLGQVIEVGSAVRKLKVGMYVVLPFNIACGFCKQCERGLTNYCLTMQPEPSAAGAAYGFADMGPYQGGQAEFLRVPYADFNALRLGEDAEERQTDYVMLADIFPTGYHATEMAGVKPGDQTVIYGAGPVGLMAAYSAVIKGAGRVWVCDFHTDRLRKAEEIGAMPIDMREQDPGEVIKEATLGLGADNGCECVGYQAHDPSGHEDASRTMNSLIENVRFTGCIGVVGVFVPEDPGGREAQPQIGDFEAKGQVPIDWGKLWFKGQKVGTGQAPVKRYNRRLRDLIAGGKAKPSWVVSHELPLDQAPDAYDHFDRRDEGWTKVTLHPDGSG from the coding sequence ATGAAAGCAGCTGTATACGAAGGACCACGGAACGTCGCGGTCGAGGAGAAGCCCGACCCGAAGATCGAGCACCCCTGCGACGCGATCGTCAAAATCACCACCACCAATATCTGCGGCTCCGATCTGCACATGTACGAAGGGCGTACGTCGTTCGAGAAGGGCCGCATCTTCGGGCACGAGAACCTGGGGCAGGTCATCGAGGTCGGCTCGGCGGTCAGAAAGCTCAAGGTCGGCATGTATGTGGTGCTGCCGTTCAACATCGCCTGCGGCTTCTGCAAACAGTGCGAGCGCGGCTTGACCAACTACTGCCTGACCATGCAGCCGGAGCCCTCGGCCGCCGGAGCCGCTTACGGCTTCGCGGACATGGGGCCGTACCAGGGCGGCCAGGCCGAGTTCCTGCGCGTGCCGTACGCGGACTTCAACGCGCTGCGGCTGGGCGAGGACGCCGAAGAGCGCCAGACGGACTACGTGATGCTGGCCGATATCTTCCCCACCGGCTACCACGCCACCGAGATGGCGGGCGTCAAGCCCGGGGACCAGACCGTCATCTACGGTGCGGGTCCCGTGGGGCTGATGGCGGCCTACTCGGCGGTGATCAAGGGTGCTGGACGGGTGTGGGTGTGCGACTTCCACACCGATCGGCTGCGCAAGGCCGAGGAGATCGGCGCCATGCCGATCGACATGCGCGAGCAGGACCCGGGTGAGGTCATCAAGGAAGCCACTTTGGGGCTCGGCGCCGACAACGGCTGCGAGTGCGTCGGCTACCAGGCCCATGACCCGTCGGGCCACGAGGACGCCTCCCGCACGATGAACAGCCTGATCGAGAACGTCCGCTTCACCGGGTGCATCGGCGTGGTGGGCGTGTTCGTCCCCGAGGACCCGGGCGGCAGGGAAGCCCAGCCCCAGATCGGCGACTTCGAGGCCAAGGGCCAGGTGCCCATCGACTGGGGCAAGCTGTGGTTCAAGGGCCAGAAGGTCGGCACCGGCCAGGCACCGGTGAAGAGGTACAACCGCCGGCTGCGCGACCTGATCGCCGGGGGCAAGGCCAAGCCCAGCTGGGTGGTCTCCCATGAGCTTCCGCTGGACCAGGCCCCCGACGCCTATGACCACTTCGACCGCCGGGACGAGGGCTGGACCAAGGTCACCCTGCACCCGGACGGTTCCGGCTGA
- a CDS encoding SpoIIE family protein phosphatase: MSPVVNEPLDTVYLATATMDSHGVVTRWSEGAQRLLGYLPEEIVGRAVTELWAGETAVEAVGRCLAGRSRWSGRVGLCHRDGHRVEAEALAHRVVADGGATGWLLVFAVAREPSTPEADTAVRAFTQAPCVLAVFDTDLRLVRANAEMEAAAALTEDRMRGMRLAELLSRPESEKTEEGMRRVLENGERQVLEAYLRVPGESREHAWTISLAPLKDRTDRVYGVCFAAYDTTRRHQAQERLLLLNEAGKRIGSTLDLAQVAHELADVAVPRVADFVGVDLLTFLDQGEEPPSGPLSGPITMRRAAHRSVLPGTPEAVAGVGELDTHPESSPSAECLAEGRAILYQVTDDLMVRWDTLDPVRAARIREYGIHSELVVPMRTRGVTLGVVFFARHRTPVPFDEDDLLLAEEITARAAVCVDNTRRYLRERMTARALQRNLLPRRLPDLAAVEVTSRYLPSETWAGVGGDWFDVIPLSGARAALVVGDTVGRGVESSAIMGRLRSAICTLADIDLPPGELLTHLDDLVPRLAAEDDPEPPEATGATCLYAVYDPVSRHCTIASAGHPPPVVVTPDGSADILDVPNGPPLGLSTLPFEAVETELSEGSVLALYTDGLVEGHDRAIDEGLEALCEALAQPSPSLGTLGDTVLRTLLPARPEDDVALLLARARALGPDRVATWEIPPEPAVVSRIRREVTARLMDWGLEKLVLTTELVVSELVTNAIRYGRPPIRLRLIRDRALICEVSDFSSTAPHLRRARALDEGGRGLFLVAQLAQRWGTRLEVHGKTIWAEQDLSDD, translated from the coding sequence ATGTCCCCCGTGGTGAACGAGCCTCTCGACACGGTGTACCTGGCCACGGCCACGATGGATTCGCACGGCGTCGTAACCCGGTGGAGCGAGGGCGCCCAGCGGTTGCTCGGCTACCTGCCCGAGGAGATCGTGGGGCGAGCGGTGACCGAGCTATGGGCCGGGGAGACCGCCGTCGAGGCGGTCGGGCGCTGTCTGGCCGGCCGGTCGAGGTGGAGCGGACGGGTGGGGCTGTGCCACCGTGACGGCCATCGCGTGGAGGCGGAGGCGCTGGCGCACCGCGTGGTGGCGGACGGCGGTGCCACCGGGTGGCTCCTGGTGTTCGCCGTCGCGCGGGAACCGTCTACGCCCGAGGCCGACACGGCTGTGCGGGCGTTCACCCAGGCCCCGTGCGTGCTTGCGGTCTTCGACACGGACCTGCGGCTGGTACGGGCGAACGCCGAAATGGAGGCGGCGGCCGCCCTCACCGAGGATCGGATGCGCGGTATGCGCCTGGCAGAGCTCCTGTCGCGCCCGGAGAGCGAGAAGACCGAGGAGGGCATGCGTCGCGTGTTGGAAAACGGCGAACGGCAGGTCCTGGAGGCTTATCTGCGGGTGCCGGGGGAGAGCCGCGAGCACGCCTGGACGATCTCGCTCGCGCCGCTCAAGGACCGGACGGACCGCGTGTACGGCGTGTGCTTTGCCGCGTACGACACGACCCGTCGGCACCAGGCCCAGGAGCGGCTGCTGCTGCTGAACGAGGCGGGGAAGCGCATCGGCTCCACCCTGGACCTCGCGCAGGTCGCCCATGAACTGGCCGACGTGGCCGTCCCCCGGGTCGCCGATTTCGTCGGCGTCGACCTGCTCACCTTTCTCGACCAGGGTGAGGAACCCCCCTCGGGCCCGCTGTCCGGTCCCATCACCATGCGCCGCGCCGCCCATCGCTCCGTCCTTCCCGGAACCCCGGAGGCCGTGGCCGGCGTGGGCGAACTGGACACCCACCCGGAGTCTTCACCGTCGGCCGAATGCCTGGCCGAGGGCCGGGCCATCCTCTACCAGGTGACCGACGACCTCATGGTCCGGTGGGACACCCTCGATCCGGTACGGGCCGCCCGGATCCGGGAGTACGGGATCCACTCGGAGCTGGTGGTGCCGATGCGCACCCGCGGTGTCACCCTTGGCGTGGTGTTCTTCGCTCGCCACCGGACGCCGGTGCCGTTCGACGAGGACGACCTGCTGCTGGCCGAGGAAATCACGGCCCGAGCGGCCGTCTGTGTGGACAACACCCGCCGCTATCTGCGCGAGCGCATGACGGCCAGGGCTCTGCAGCGCAATCTGCTGCCGCGGCGCCTGCCCGACCTGGCCGCGGTGGAGGTCACCTCGCGCTATCTGCCCTCGGAAACCTGGGCCGGCGTGGGCGGCGACTGGTTCGACGTGATCCCGCTCTCCGGCGCTCGCGCCGCCCTGGTGGTCGGCGACACCGTGGGCCGCGGCGTCGAGTCGTCCGCCATCATGGGGCGGCTGCGCAGCGCCATATGCACCCTGGCCGATATCGATCTGCCGCCCGGCGAGTTGCTCACCCACCTCGACGATCTCGTGCCCCGGCTGGCCGCCGAGGACGATCCCGAACCCCCCGAGGCCACCGGCGCCACCTGCCTGTACGCGGTCTACGACCCGGTCTCCCGCCACTGCACGATCGCCAGCGCCGGCCACCCCCCGCCCGTCGTGGTCACCCCGGACGGCAGCGCCGACATCCTCGACGTCCCCAACGGCCCGCCCCTCGGCCTCAGCACCTTGCCCTTCGAGGCGGTCGAGACCGAACTGTCCGAGGGCAGTGTCCTCGCCCTCTACACCGACGGTCTGGTCGAGGGCCACGACCGCGCGATCGACGAGGGACTGGAGGCGCTGTGCGAGGCCCTGGCCCAGCCGAGCCCGTCCCTGGGCACCCTCGGCGACACCGTCCTGCGGACTCTGCTCCCCGCCCGCCCCGAAGACGATGTCGCCCTGCTCCTCGCCCGCGCCCGGGCCCTCGGCCCCGACCGGGTCGCCACCTGGGAGATCCCCCCGGAACCCGCCGTCGTCTCCCGGATCCGGCGGGAGGTCACCGCCCGACTGATGGACTGGGGACTGGAGAAGCTGGTCCTCACCACCGAGCTGGTCGTCAGCGAACTGGTCACCAACGCGATCCGCTACGGTCGCCCGCCCATCCGGCTGCGCCTGATCCGCGACCGCGCGCTCATCTGCGAGGTCTCCGACTTCAGCAGCACGGCACCGCATCTGCGCCGGGCCCGCGCGCTCGACGAGGGCGGCCGCGGCCTCTTCCTGGTGGCCCAACTCGCCCAGCGCTGGGGCACTCGCCTGGAGGTCCATGGCAAGACCATCTGGGCCGAGCAGGACCTCTCCGACGACTGA
- a CDS encoding SpoIIE family protein phosphatase, whose translation MKDRVTPFDEAPPHLNDTGTPLTVTDALGRVVAWSADAARLVGLGAGEAVGRPVTDLLGTDPHWLAGRADEWRGTLEVRHREGRRRQVPARAYRLLGGAGTGPLWLLVQEPGKESRVGQAAPTGEALADWVLTGSPVAVTVYDTGMRCVRQNEAMRRLTGIPDEKRIGQGLSAAVAGDNVGEWEARMRRVLDTGRAEEGFLLRGRTLRDPDHDRRFTVSASPLRDRADHVVGVCATMIDSTEQYRARERLALLNEASTRVGSTLDVTQTGQELTDLVVPRLADFVCVDLVEALLTGDEPPPGPVHGVILRRVAHRSVREGTPEAVVRVGDVDWYTPNSAQARCLATGRSALYRTAREAISWIAEDPARLAKVEEYGLHSWMIVPVSARGTTLGVAMFLRSRRCEPFEAEDLSLAEDLVARAAVCLDNARRFTRERMAALTLQRSLLPQRLPDQSAVHAAFRYLPGAPELGVGGDWCDVIPLSGARVALVVGDVVGHGLQASATMGRLRTAVRTLADVDLAPAELLTRLDDLVIRLATESETGTEGVAPGDTGATCLYAVYDPVAGHCCLARAGHPPPAVVWPDGTADLLELPACPPLGVGGLPFESIDVELPAGSLLALYTDGLIESRQRDAATGVDQLLRELTGESASPEALCDRVSRALFPDHPADDAALLLARVQRLDADQVAAWDVPAEPEAVSGARAQAVRQMREWGSEAAGFVTELVVSELVTNAVRHGGAPIELRLIRDRSLICEVSDGSSTAPHLRRARVFDEGGRGLMLVAQLTQRWGTRQTPGGKLIWCEQPLP comes from the coding sequence ATGAAGGACCGCGTCACGCCGTTCGACGAGGCTCCTCCGCACCTGAACGACACCGGAACACCACTGACCGTGACGGACGCGCTGGGCCGGGTTGTGGCGTGGAGCGCCGATGCGGCCCGGTTGGTCGGCCTCGGCGCCGGGGAGGCCGTCGGCCGCCCGGTGACCGACCTGCTCGGGACCGATCCCCACTGGCTGGCCGGCCGCGCGGACGAGTGGCGCGGCACGCTCGAGGTCCGGCACCGGGAAGGCCGGCGCCGGCAGGTGCCGGCACGGGCGTATCGCCTCCTGGGAGGAGCCGGCACGGGCCCGCTCTGGCTGTTGGTCCAGGAGCCGGGAAAGGAATCTCGGGTGGGGCAGGCGGCCCCGACGGGCGAGGCGCTGGCGGACTGGGTCCTGACCGGCTCTCCGGTCGCCGTGACCGTCTACGACACCGGGATGCGTTGCGTACGGCAGAACGAAGCGATGCGCCGCCTGACGGGCATACCCGACGAGAAGCGGATCGGTCAGGGCCTGTCCGCGGCCGTGGCCGGGGACAATGTCGGGGAGTGGGAAGCGCGGATGCGCCGGGTGCTGGACACGGGGCGGGCGGAGGAGGGTTTCCTCCTCCGCGGGAGAACCCTGCGCGACCCTGACCACGACCGGCGTTTCACCGTGTCCGCCTCCCCGCTGCGCGACCGGGCCGACCATGTGGTCGGTGTCTGCGCCACGATGATCGACTCGACCGAGCAGTACCGAGCCCGGGAGCGGCTGGCCCTGCTGAACGAGGCCAGCACTCGCGTCGGCAGCACGCTCGATGTCACGCAGACCGGACAGGAGCTGACCGACCTGGTGGTTCCCCGACTCGCCGACTTCGTCTGCGTCGACCTGGTGGAAGCGCTGCTCACCGGCGACGAGCCGCCGCCGGGCCCGGTCCATGGGGTGATCCTGCGCCGGGTGGCGCACCGGTCCGTCCGGGAGGGCACGCCGGAGGCCGTGGTCAGGGTGGGGGACGTTGACTGGTACACGCCGAATTCGGCACAGGCCCGCTGCCTGGCCACGGGGCGGTCCGCGCTGTACCGGACCGCGCGCGAGGCGATCTCCTGGATCGCGGAGGATCCCGCGCGCCTGGCCAAGGTGGAGGAGTACGGGCTCCACTCCTGGATGATCGTGCCCGTGAGCGCCCGGGGCACGACGCTGGGGGTGGCGATGTTTCTCCGGTCTCGGCGCTGCGAGCCCTTCGAGGCCGAGGACCTGTCCCTCGCCGAGGATCTGGTCGCGCGGGCCGCCGTCTGCCTGGACAATGCCCGGCGCTTCACCCGCGAGCGCATGGCGGCCCTGACACTACAGCGCAGCCTCCTGCCCCAGCGGCTGCCGGATCAATCCGCGGTGCATGCGGCTTTCCGCTATCTGCCGGGCGCCCCTGAACTCGGCGTGGGCGGCGACTGGTGCGATGTGATTCCGTTGTCCGGCGCGCGGGTGGCGCTCGTCGTCGGTGACGTCGTGGGCCACGGTCTCCAGGCATCCGCGACCATGGGCCGGCTGCGGACCGCCGTGCGGACGCTCGCAGACGTCGACCTGGCTCCGGCCGAATTGCTGACCCGGCTTGACGACCTCGTCATCCGGCTGGCCACTGAGTCCGAGACGGGCACGGAGGGGGTGGCGCCGGGAGACACCGGCGCCACCTGTCTCTATGCCGTTTACGACCCGGTGGCCGGCCACTGCTGCCTCGCCCGCGCGGGGCACCCGCCCCCCGCGGTGGTGTGGCCGGACGGGACGGCGGACCTGCTGGAACTGCCCGCCTGCCCTCCGCTGGGCGTGGGCGGCCTGCCGTTCGAGTCGATCGATGTGGAGCTGCCGGCGGGCAGCCTCCTCGCGCTCTACACCGACGGCCTCATCGAGTCCCGGCAGCGCGACGCGGCCACGGGAGTCGATCAGCTGCTGCGTGAGCTGACCGGCGAGAGCGCCTCGCCCGAGGCCCTGTGCGACCGGGTCTCCAGGGCGCTGTTCCCCGACCACCCCGCCGACGACGCCGCGCTGCTGCTGGCCCGGGTCCAGCGCCTCGACGCGGACCAGGTCGCCGCCTGGGATGTGCCCGCCGAGCCCGAGGCGGTGTCGGGTGCTCGTGCGCAGGCCGTCCGTCAGATGCGTGAGTGGGGCTCCGAAGCGGCCGGCTTCGTCACCGAGCTGGTGGTCAGCGAGCTGGTCACGAACGCCGTTCGCCACGGTGGCGCGCCCATTGAGCTGCGGCTCATTCGCGACCGCTCACTGATCTGCGAAGTATCCGACGGCAGCAGCACCGCGCCGCATCTGCGCAGAGCCCGCGTGTTCGACGAGGGTGGCCGTGGCCTGATGCTCGTGGCACAGCTCACCCAGCGCTGGGGCACGAGGCAGACACCGGGCGGCAAGCTCATCTGGTGCGAGCAGCCGCTCCCCTGA
- a CDS encoding LysR family transcriptional regulator produces the protein MNLRQYEYALAVAEEGSMTAAAERLRVTQPSLSQQIGTLEKRLGVRLFTRTPSGVTVTIAGRAFLAEAEIATTASRRAFAAARAADGELAGELIIAVHMGLGARQLPQALGQLRHRHPKLQVTLHEEPDPADMERLARQGALDMVLVHRIPDGCSFDIRVLGEEAYVAVLPEGHPLLEDGAPLRLEDLASEGWVRFRRASLLDEYLARKLADADLSPRTVARASQISTAVRLAAQGLGVTVAPASALPEGFEKLARPLLPALAEPVIAGVRRHPSPAETAVLDHLNQQNWCGIGLLTPTARACG, from the coding sequence ATGAATCTGCGACAGTACGAATACGCTCTCGCCGTTGCCGAGGAGGGCTCCATGACCGCGGCAGCGGAGCGCCTACGGGTCACACAGCCGTCTCTGTCGCAGCAGATCGGCACCCTGGAAAAGCGCCTTGGGGTAAGACTGTTCACCCGTACCCCGAGCGGGGTCACGGTGACGATTGCCGGGCGAGCCTTCCTCGCGGAAGCGGAGATCGCGACGACGGCGTCCCGGCGGGCCTTCGCGGCTGCCCGCGCCGCCGACGGCGAGTTGGCAGGCGAGCTCATCATCGCTGTCCACATGGGCCTGGGCGCACGTCAGTTGCCGCAAGCGCTGGGGCAGCTGCGCCACCGCCACCCCAAGCTTCAGGTGACTCTCCACGAGGAGCCCGACCCCGCAGACATGGAGCGCCTGGCCCGCCAGGGTGCCCTCGACATGGTTCTAGTGCACCGCATTCCCGACGGCTGCTCGTTCGACATCCGCGTTCTGGGCGAGGAGGCCTACGTAGCCGTCCTGCCGGAAGGACACCCCCTTCTGGAAGATGGCGCGCCCCTGCGCTTGGAGGATCTGGCGTCAGAGGGTTGGGTTAGGTTCCGGCGCGCCAGCCTCCTCGATGAGTACCTGGCTCGCAAGCTCGCCGACGCGGACCTGAGCCCTCGCACAGTGGCCCGCGCCTCACAGATTTCCACTGCGGTACGACTAGCGGCGCAGGGCCTGGGTGTCACTGTCGCCCCGGCTTCGGCCCTCCCTGAAGGCTTCGAGAAACTGGCCCGCCCGCTTCTGCCCGCACTGGCCGAACCTGTCATCGCCGGGGTACGACGCCATCCGAGTCCGGCGGAGACGGCCGTACTCGATCACCTGAACCAGCAGAATTGGTGCGGCATAGGTCTTCTTACCCCGACTGCTCGCGCCTGCGGGTGA